A genomic segment from Bradyrhizobium sp. ISRA430 encodes:
- a CDS encoding 2'-5' RNA ligase family protein, protein MALAINIRTDNNSALEIERLWDQVGAFEVEPSMRKLGYRPHFTFAIYDSPQIDEKTAWDAMLTAVAGQAQIAVEFGRIRWFEGSPLVLWAEPTANDILSRIHSSISAAIDPAYCRPHYRPEAWTPHCTLGMDIADERRDDALAFARSFDRKIEVLFDVVDCLTFPPVRIISERGLPP, encoded by the coding sequence GTGGCATTGGCGATCAACATCCGGACTGACAACAACTCGGCACTCGAAATTGAGCGCCTGTGGGACCAGGTCGGCGCGTTCGAGGTCGAGCCGTCGATGCGCAAGCTCGGCTACCGACCGCATTTCACGTTCGCGATCTACGACTCGCCCCAAATCGACGAAAAGACTGCGTGGGATGCGATGCTCACGGCCGTCGCTGGCCAGGCGCAAATTGCCGTCGAATTCGGGCGTATCCGCTGGTTCGAAGGCAGCCCTCTTGTGCTCTGGGCGGAGCCGACCGCCAACGACATCCTCAGCCGAATCCACAGCTCGATCAGTGCCGCAATCGATCCCGCGTACTGTCGACCTCACTACAGGCCCGAAGCGTGGACACCGCACTGCACGCTCGGCATGGACATTGCCGATGAACGGCGCGATGACGCCCTCGCGTTTGCACGGTCGTTCGATAGAAAGATCGAAGTGCTGTTCGACGTCGTCGATTGCCTCACTTTTCCGCCGGTGCGTATCATTTCAGAACGGGGATTGCCGCCGTAG